A DNA window from Trypanosoma brucei brucei TREU927 chromosome 10, whole genome shotgun sequence contains the following coding sequences:
- a CDS encoding 60S ribosomal protein L18, putative has translation MGVDLTGVQKKKRVVRHHTYSTNPYIKLLIKLYKFLGKRTNSPFNKLIHKRLLKSRNNRAPISLSRIAVCMRRRTVWLKKGKKSPIAVIVGDVLDDVRMTRIPALRICALRFSKSARERITGAGGECLTFDQLAMMAPTGKNTMLLRGRKSGRESVKHFGAAGVPGSHAKPHVSSRGKERQRSSKRRHAFRHK, from the coding sequence ATGGGCGTAGACCTCACCGGAGTGCAGAAGAAGAAGCGGGTGGTACGCCACCACACCTACTCGACGAACCCGTACATAAAGCTTCTCATCAAGCTGTACAAGTTCCTTGGGAAACGTACCAATTCCCCATTCAATAAGCTCATTCACAAGCGTCTGCTCAAGAGCCGTAACAACCGTGCGCCCATCTCACTCAGCCGCATTGCTGTCTGCATGAGGCGCCGCACCGTATGGCttaagaaggggaagaagtcaCCAATTGCCGTCATTGTTGGTGACGTGCTCGATGATGTTCGCATGACCCGCATTCCAGCCCTCCGTATCTGCGCCCTCCGCTTCTCGAAGAGCGCCCGCGAGCGCATTACTGGTGCTGGTGGCGAGTGCTTAACCTTTGATCAGCTTGCGATGATGGCACCGACGGGGAAAAACACGATGTTGCTCCGTGGCCGTAAGTCTGGACGCGAATCAGTGAAACACTTTGGCGCTGCAGGTGTTCCTGGAAGCCACGCGAAACCGCATGTGTCGTCacgtggaaaggaaaggcagCGCTCGAGCAAACGGCGTCACGCCTTCCGTCACAAGTAG